A portion of the Chlamydia avium 10DC88 genome contains these proteins:
- the sucB gene encoding dihydrolipoyllysine-residue succinyltransferase: MITEVRIPNVAESISTVTIASLLVPSESLVQENQGILEIESDKVNQLIYAPASGRLVWEVAEGDTISVGGLVAKIYDANEAIPEASDDSSHSQENTTLDAEIICFPRTVSREPPAKGKTFVPLRDQIQRKETGTKNEIRERMSSIRKTISRRLVSSLHESAMLTTFNEIYMNPLIELRRENQERFSSKYHVKLGFMSFFIKAVVAGLKAYPRINAFIDKDEVVYRQYYDISIAVGTERGLIVPVIRECDTLSNGDIEVQLADLALRAREGRISVAELEGGCFTITNGGVYGSLLSTPIINPPQVGILGMHKIQKRPVVIDNTITIADMMYVALSYDHRIIDGQEAVGFLVQVKDAIEHPESLLSF, from the coding sequence ATGATTACAGAAGTGCGCATCCCCAATGTTGCTGAGTCTATAAGTACTGTTACTATAGCATCTCTTTTAGTACCTTCAGAGAGTCTAGTACAGGAAAATCAGGGCATTTTGGAGATCGAGAGTGATAAGGTAAATCAGCTGATTTATGCTCCAGCTTCAGGAAGACTTGTTTGGGAAGTAGCTGAGGGAGATACTATTTCAGTAGGAGGTCTCGTAGCCAAGATATATGATGCAAACGAGGCTATTCCCGAAGCCTCAGACGATAGTTCTCATTCTCAGGAAAACACGACTTTAGATGCAGAAATCATTTGCTTCCCGAGAACGGTATCTCGAGAGCCTCCAGCTAAGGGTAAGACTTTTGTTCCATTACGTGATCAGATACAAAGGAAAGAAACAGGAACAAAAAATGAAATTCGTGAACGTATGTCTTCAATACGTAAAACGATTTCTCGTCGTTTAGTATCTTCACTTCACGAATCCGCTATGTTAACGACATTCAATGAGATTTATATGAATCCATTGATAGAGTTACGTAGGGAAAACCAAGAGAGGTTTTCTTCTAAGTATCATGTGAAATTAGGCTTTATGTCTTTCTTTATTAAGGCTGTTGTTGCTGGGCTTAAGGCATATCCTCGCATCAATGCCTTTATTGATAAGGACGAAGTTGTCTATCGCCAATACTATGATATTAGTATAGCTGTCGGCACAGAACGAGGACTCATTGTTCCTGTGATTAGGGAATGTGATACGCTTTCTAATGGAGATATTGAGGTTCAACTTGCAGATCTAGCATTACGAGCTCGTGAAGGGAGAATTTCCGTTGCTGAGCTAGAGGGAGGGTGTTTCACTATTACTAATGGTGGAGTGTATGGCTCTCTTCTATCTACGCCAATTATTAATCCTCCTCAAGTTGGGATTTTAGGCATGCATAAAATACAAAAACGTCCTGTTGTCATAGATAATACGATAACAATAGCGGATATGATGTATGTAGCTCTAAGTTATGATCATCGTATTATAGATGGTCAGGAGGCCGTAGGGTTCTTAGTCCAAGTTAAGGATGCGATCGAACATCCAGAATCCTTATTGAGTTTTTAA
- the pgeF gene encoding peptidoglycan editing factor PgeF, with protein sequence MTTYANLKKLSFPELSDFPIRHGLFPKQIDSEGKIFSPKNEDICQDLGAKKFCDLQQVHSTTLLHATQTSPQRSPGDGLYTQEPLLSLHIRHSDCQPAIFYDPEKHVIANVHAGWRGLVGNIYAVTVSILKKVFHSNPQDLIVVIGPSLGPKHAIYPDYKELFPPSFFPLMPKENHMDFRAVARKQLLNLGISRSKITISERCTYEEHDIFFSSRYRNAHSDPNERDPHTKKNNVTAVLLLPRE encoded by the coding sequence ATGACTACGTATGCTAATTTAAAAAAACTTTCTTTTCCTGAGCTTTCTGACTTTCCCATACGCCATGGATTATTCCCTAAACAAATAGATAGTGAAGGGAAGATCTTTTCCCCTAAAAACGAAGACATCTGCCAAGACTTAGGAGCAAAGAAATTTTGTGATTTGCAGCAAGTACATAGTACAACGTTACTGCATGCAACACAAACATCTCCCCAAAGATCTCCTGGTGATGGTTTATACACTCAAGAACCTTTGCTTTCTTTACATATTCGTCACTCAGATTGTCAGCCAGCCATCTTTTATGACCCTGAAAAACATGTCATTGCTAATGTTCATGCTGGTTGGCGTGGTCTCGTAGGAAATATCTATGCTGTTACGGTTTCTATTCTAAAAAAGGTATTCCATTCCAATCCTCAGGATCTGATTGTTGTCATTGGTCCCTCTTTAGGTCCTAAACATGCCATCTATCCCGATTATAAAGAATTGTTTCCTCCCAGTTTTTTCCCTTTAATGCCTAAAGAAAATCATATGGATTTTCGTGCCGTGGCTAGAAAGCAACTGCTGAACTTGGGTATTTCTCGTTCAAAAATTACTATTTCTGAGCGGTGTACTTATGAAGAACACGATATTTTCTTTTCTTCGCGATACCGTAATGCTCATTCTGATCCTAATGAACGAGACCCTCATACAAAAAAGAACAATGTAACTGCTGTTCTTCTCCTTCCTAGGGAATAA
- a CDS encoding ATPase has translation MHSSSASRSPVPPSSDDRVVSSQSSLKLGSRLATISLIVLSILGALVLTGLLIAGVVSLPIGAPLLTLTLVFAGVFAAMHCFLSKKRLPQVKKTLESLEPSSPLEPSLPKTPTTTEELPLFPSSMDNYQSMLEAYASPLPDAQSIQIGKVEPKATTLTHNVWNITKTRTYLVSVVGDIADPRFNTNLSSLMLVNAANARMSRGGGGTNRAFTSAVSTRGWANSTEGKILLEPGECTVGQWENPDGTINSEKSGLPRYLVQMLGPNAADCDNNIDMCEQLVFRAYFSCFERGMSLRSQYIQLPLISSLNYAPPPGTIVRGKDIHELWIGTVKSAFVKAVITFALKNPEYSLVIVMVNRGSPIL, from the coding sequence ATGCATTCTTCATCAGCCTCTCGTTCACCTGTCCCCCCCTCTTCGGATGATAGGGTTGTTTCATCTCAATCCTCTCTTAAACTTGGATCACGTCTAGCAACAATATCACTAATTGTGCTTTCTATTTTAGGGGCCCTAGTCTTGACTGGCTTATTGATTGCAGGAGTTGTTAGTTTACCTATCGGAGCCCCACTACTTACTTTAACCTTAGTTTTTGCAGGAGTCTTTGCTGCTATGCACTGTTTTTTATCAAAAAAACGCTTACCGCAAGTAAAGAAGACTTTAGAATCATTAGAGCCATCCTCACCATTAGAACCATCCTTACCTAAGACACCTACGACTACCGAGGAGCTTCCCCTATTTCCATCATCTATGGATAACTATCAAAGTATGTTAGAGGCCTACGCCTCTCCCTTACCCGATGCACAGTCAATTCAAATAGGAAAAGTAGAGCCCAAAGCTACAACTCTAACACATAATGTATGGAACATTACTAAAACACGAACCTACCTAGTCTCTGTAGTAGGGGATATTGCTGATCCTAGGTTTAATACGAATTTATCCAGTCTCATGCTGGTCAATGCGGCTAATGCTCGTATGTCTCGAGGAGGAGGAGGAACAAACCGAGCATTTACATCAGCTGTAAGTACACGAGGATGGGCTAACTCTACTGAGGGAAAAATCCTACTCGAACCCGGTGAATGTACTGTAGGACAATGGGAAAATCCTGATGGCACAATAAATTCTGAGAAATCAGGTTTACCTCGCTATCTGGTACAGATGTTAGGTCCCAATGCTGCGGATTGCGATAACAATATAGATATGTGCGAACAACTTGTCTTCAGAGCTTATTTCTCTTGTTTCGAAAGAGGAATGTCACTAAGATCTCAGTATATTCAACTTCCCCTAATCTCATCTCTCAACTATGCTCCACCACCAGGAACAATCGTTCGAGGGAAAGATATACACGAGTTATGGATAGGTACTGTGAAATCAGCATTTGTAAAGGCTGTCATCACCTTTGCGCTCAAAAACCCAGAGTATTCTTTAGTTATTGTCATGGTAAATAGAGGTTCTCCTATTCTTTAA
- a CDS encoding 2Fe-2S iron-sulfur cluster-binding protein: MAKLIVCSEDEEKEFDLEDGSSIAQPCEESGVPFACTEGVCGTCVIEIIEGGENLSEFTQEESDFLGDVDLNERLACQCKIRGGCTKIKF; this comes from the coding sequence ATGGCAAAACTAATCGTTTGTTCCGAAGATGAAGAAAAAGAATTTGACCTTGAAGATGGATCTAGCATTGCTCAACCTTGTGAAGAGTCTGGTGTTCCCTTTGCTTGTACAGAAGGCGTATGCGGTACATGTGTTATTGAAATCATTGAGGGAGGAGAAAATCTTTCAGAATTTACTCAAGAAGAAAGTGATTTCCTAGGAGATGTAGATTTGAATGAGCGTTTAGCTTGTCAATGTAAGATCCGTGGCGGTTGCACTAAAATTAAATTTTAA
- a CDS encoding FliA/WhiG family RNA polymerase sigma factor — MKNKIKSNISEIWDLYWKTCNIEYRDILIDSYLHLVKYAVHRLISGMPPHVTAEDLYASGIEGLVRAVERFDPERSRRFEGYALFLIKAAIIDDLRKQDWVPRSVYQKANKLSEAIENLRQSLGKEPTDGDLCEYFQISQEELSGWFISARPALIISLNEERSSFYDGEGIALEERIPDERAQTGYDIVDKKEFIRCLSAAIEGLDERERKVMALYYYEDLVLKEIGKILGVSESRVSQIHSKALVKLRIALSAFAF; from the coding sequence GTGAAAAATAAAATAAAAAGCAATATTTCTGAAATATGGGATCTATATTGGAAAACATGCAATATAGAATATCGAGATATTCTTATTGATTCCTATTTGCATCTAGTAAAATACGCAGTGCATCGATTGATTTCTGGTATGCCCCCCCACGTAACAGCTGAGGATCTCTATGCTTCTGGAATAGAAGGGTTAGTGCGTGCTGTAGAGAGGTTCGATCCGGAAAGAAGTCGTCGTTTCGAGGGGTACGCCTTATTTTTAATCAAGGCAGCAATTATTGATGATTTGCGTAAACAAGACTGGGTACCTCGGAGTGTATACCAAAAGGCAAACAAGTTATCGGAAGCTATAGAAAATTTACGTCAATCCTTAGGAAAAGAACCTACAGATGGGGACCTTTGTGAGTATTTCCAAATTTCTCAAGAAGAATTATCAGGATGGTTTATTTCCGCACGACCTGCACTAATCATTTCACTCAATGAAGAAAGATCTTCATTTTATGATGGGGAAGGAATAGCCCTAGAGGAGAGAATTCCTGATGAACGTGCGCAAACAGGGTATGACATTGTAGATAAAAAAGAATTTATTCGGTGTTTATCTGCTGCTATCGAAGGACTCGATGAAAGAGAACGTAAGGTTATGGCACTCTATTATTACGAAGACCTAGTTTTAAAAGAGATTGGAAAAATCCTTGGTGTAAGTGAGTCACGTGTGTCACAGATTCACTCTAAAGCTCTCGTAAAACTACGGATTGCTTTATCTGCATTTGCCTTCTAA
- the tyrS gene encoding tyrosine--tRNA ligase, with protein sequence MQSFLEHLKERGILENISSGLSTLKGQVSAYVGFDPTAPSLHIGHWIGICFLRRMAQFGITPIALVGSATGMIGDPSGKNTERTLLQLSEVTQNSQKISECLAHYLPGVQVVNNLHWFQNITMIDFLRDIGKHFRLGTMLSKDMVKQRLQSEEGISYAEFSYILLQSYDFAFLWENYGVRLQCGGSDQWGNITSGIDYIRRRGLGQAYGLTYPLLTNSQGKKIGKTEAGALWLDPQRTSPYDLYQYFLRLPDTEIPKISRTLTLLSNKEVFALDEQLLTDPLSTKKFIAEIIVTSIHGEEGIKSAQVITDSIHPGKEANISKNDFQNLISMGHGVSLKRSQVLRRRWIDICVEIGLCSSKGEARRLIAQKGLYINNIPISEHDVCEDTQVCYDHYILLAQGKKKKLVMYLE encoded by the coding sequence ATGCAAAGTTTTTTAGAGCATTTAAAAGAACGGGGAATTCTTGAAAATATCTCATCTGGATTATCCACACTTAAAGGTCAGGTGTCTGCCTATGTGGGTTTTGATCCTACGGCCCCCTCTTTACATATAGGGCATTGGATCGGGATATGCTTTTTACGTAGGATGGCCCAATTTGGGATTACCCCTATAGCTTTAGTTGGTTCCGCGACAGGAATGATCGGAGATCCTTCAGGTAAAAATACGGAGCGAACGTTATTACAACTTAGTGAAGTTACTCAAAATAGCCAGAAGATTTCTGAGTGTCTTGCACATTATTTACCAGGCGTGCAAGTTGTTAATAATTTGCATTGGTTTCAAAATATTACTATGATCGACTTCCTTAGGGATATAGGAAAGCATTTCAGATTAGGAACTATGCTGTCTAAGGACATGGTTAAGCAGCGTCTTCAATCTGAAGAGGGTATCAGTTACGCTGAATTTAGTTATATTCTCTTGCAATCCTATGATTTTGCTTTCCTATGGGAAAATTATGGAGTACGTTTGCAATGTGGAGGAAGTGATCAATGGGGCAATATTACTTCAGGAATTGACTATATCCGTCGGCGTGGGCTTGGGCAAGCATATGGATTAACTTATCCATTATTAACGAATAGCCAAGGAAAGAAAATTGGTAAAACAGAGGCTGGAGCTCTATGGCTGGATCCTCAAAGAACTTCTCCTTATGATTTATATCAGTACTTTTTAAGACTGCCTGATACTGAAATTCCTAAAATTTCTCGTACCCTGACTTTATTAAGTAATAAAGAAGTTTTCGCTTTAGATGAACAACTGCTTACTGATCCTCTGTCTACGAAGAAGTTTATAGCTGAAATTATTGTCACTTCCATACATGGAGAAGAAGGGATAAAATCTGCTCAGGTAATTACGGATAGTATTCATCCAGGTAAGGAAGCTAATATTTCTAAAAACGATTTTCAAAATCTTATTTCCATGGGTCACGGAGTGTCTTTAAAAAGATCTCAAGTGCTTAGAAGACGATGGATAGATATTTGTGTCGAAATAGGACTTTGTTCTTCTAAGGGAGAGGCTAGAAGATTGATCGCACAAAAAGGATTATATATTAATAATATTCCTATATCTGAACACGATGTTTGCGAAGATACTCAAGTATGTTATGATCATTATATTTTACTAGCGCAAGGTAAAAAGAAGAAGCTCGTTATGTATCTAGAATGA